A window of Infirmifilum lucidum contains these coding sequences:
- a CDS encoding Lrp/AsnC family transcriptional regulator, translated as MDDKDVTILRVLMDNARTPLTEIAKIIGITDVAVKKRVQKLERDGVIKKYTIVVEPKKIGYNGVALVGVDTEPDKVLSVAHELSKRDFVVSVFVTTGDHMIMAEVWARTGSDLMRIIEEIGGMEGVKKVCPAIVLERIK; from the coding sequence ATGGACGACAAAGACGTCACTATACTGAGAGTACTAATGGACAATGCACGTACACCCCTCACCGAAATAGCTAAAATTATCGGAATAACAGACGTAGCTGTAAAAAAGAGAGTGCAGAAGCTGGAGAGGGATGGAGTAATCAAGAAATACACAATCGTCGTGGAGCCAAAGAAGATAGGCTATAACGGCGTAGCCCTCGTAGGCGTAGACACAGAGCCCGACAAGGTTCTCTCAGTGGCCCACGAGCTCTCGAAACGCGACTTCGTTGTGTCTGTGTTTGTGACAACAGGGGATCACATGATAATGGCTGAGGTCTGGGCTAGGACTGGCTCGGATCTAATGAGGATAATTGAGGAGATCGGGGGGATGGAGGGAGTTAAAAAGGTCTGTCCAGCAATAGTCCTCGAGAGAATCAAGTAG
- a CDS encoding endonuclease, whose amino-acid sequence MASRKGFWTETLAFYVLESMGFELVSYRHRIVKDGVEVAEVDALARKSGELYAVEVKSGRISTTDIRQAVANAQLLGAKPLIVARGFSDKSAEVYARELGVEVVLLPDYLHFVSTEELLQLLEDALIRTIDRLLDRNIESLSEEELRVLREIASSRDADEACRRLGVDSRSFSQLLGSLREKGVISGGSFEKLRVQARIALILRRLVAT is encoded by the coding sequence ATGGCCTCTAGAAAAGGCTTCTGGACGGAGACACTTGCTTTCTACGTCCTCGAGAGCATGGGCTTCGAGCTCGTATCCTACAGGCACAGGATTGTGAAGGATGGAGTAGAGGTAGCAGAGGTCGACGCGCTCGCACGAAAGAGCGGTGAACTGTACGCGGTTGAAGTGAAGTCGGGGAGGATCTCGACTACGGATATAAGGCAGGCAGTGGCGAACGCACAGCTCTTGGGGGCGAAGCCCCTCATCGTGGCTAGAGGGTTCTCCGACAAGAGCGCCGAGGTCTATGCTAGAGAACTGGGCGTTGAGGTCGTCCTCCTACCCGACTACCTCCACTTCGTATCTACAGAGGAGTTACTCCAGCTCTTAGAGGACGCTCTCATCAGGACTATAGACAGGTTGCTGGACAGAAACATTGAGAGTCTCAGCGAGGAAGAGTTAAGAGTGCTCAGAGAGATAGCGAGTAGTCGCGACGCGGACGAGGCGTGCAGGAGGCTCGGCGTAGACAGCAGGAGTTTCTCGCAGTTGCTAGGCTCGCTCAGGGAGAAGGGCGTCATATCCGGGGGCTCGTTTGAAAAACTCAGGGTGCAGGCGCGTATAGCTCTGATTCTGAGGCGGCTCGTCGCTACTTGA
- a CDS encoding phosphoadenosine phosphosulfate reductase domain-containing protein — translation MEAYPVVVNGSVAGFIRTFGDYVELVKSGSRDHYLWWGERGFYVRAKSPFYNIVYEDAFIPRVEHRENLLRERVLQAVDRLRDALTGKLVMADLSGGKDSTAQLIILSKLREFVDFRLVAVYVHVPYLEPLENIDYAEATAEKLGVEFYYTEANRRMMEFYLLREGLPRRGVRWCTYLKTRALRETRKKLGADFEAKGDRMLESGKRMGKLQALAKSSGFIQGRTLNLVYDFSALDTAWIVKEHGLIHPHYRSGIPRVSCRFCPYRGLYELEAAKWQEVEDMGLVEHSAMLMYRRYYSGVTTWDMFWELSLWRFQPTLARMRVGELKSIDYSRYITIDKVKAMFRSMWE, via the coding sequence ATGGAAGCCTACCCAGTAGTGGTTAACGGTTCTGTGGCAGGCTTCATTAGGACGTTCGGGGACTACGTAGAGCTGGTGAAGAGTGGCTCAAGAGACCACTACCTATGGTGGGGTGAGAGGGGGTTTTACGTAAGGGCAAAAAGCCCTTTCTACAACATTGTCTACGAGGACGCGTTTATACCCCGCGTAGAGCACCGGGAAAACTTACTCAGAGAGCGAGTACTGCAGGCTGTCGACAGGCTTAGGGACGCCCTAACGGGGAAGCTTGTTATGGCGGATCTGAGCGGAGGGAAGGACAGCACAGCGCAGCTAATCATTCTCTCAAAGCTCCGCGAGTTCGTAGACTTCAGGCTTGTAGCAGTCTACGTCCACGTCCCCTACCTTGAGCCCCTCGAGAACATAGACTACGCCGAAGCCACCGCCGAAAAGCTGGGAGTAGAGTTCTACTACACAGAGGCCAATAGGAGAATGATGGAGTTCTACCTCCTACGGGAAGGGCTCCCCAGACGTGGAGTTAGGTGGTGCACCTACCTTAAGACGAGGGCTCTAAGAGAGACGCGGAAAAAGCTGGGCGCCGACTTCGAGGCTAAAGGAGACCGCATGCTCGAGAGCGGGAAGAGGATGGGCAAGCTCCAGGCGCTCGCCAAGAGTAGTGGTTTTATACAGGGCCGCACCTTGAACCTCGTATACGACTTCTCGGCTCTAGACACAGCCTGGATAGTGAAAGAGCATGGACTGATTCACCCCCACTACCGCTCGGGGATCCCTAGAGTCTCGTGCCGCTTTTGCCCGTACCGCGGGCTCTACGAGCTCGAAGCCGCTAAGTGGCAGGAGGTTGAGGACATGGGCCTAGTTGAGCACTCAGCCATGCTCATGTACAGGCGCTATTACTCAGGCGTGACAACGTGGGACATGTTCTGGGAGCTCAGCCTCTGGCGCTTTCAGCCCACGCTAGCCAGGATGAGAGTGGGAGAACTGAAGAGTATTGACTACTCAAGGTATATAACAATAGATAAAGTTAAGGCCATGTTTCGTAGCATGTGGGAGTAG
- a CDS encoding MBL fold metallo-hydrolase, which produces MGSVTFQGVLIEHLKHATFRLSAGGVTVYIDPFEVESSPGDGDVIVCTHDHYDHCSPDDILKIAKKDAVVVASVNCKEKVKRLGLQHHLLEPGGKVEVKGVVVEAVPAYNVGKKFHPREYKGIGVIVSLEGVRVYHAGDTDYIPEMKGLRGRVDVALLPVSGTYVMTADEAVKAALDIQPKLAIPMHYGVIVGSQRDAEHFKKELENKVQVAII; this is translated from the coding sequence GTGGGATCGGTAACATTCCAGGGGGTTCTCATCGAACACTTGAAACACGCCACCTTTAGGCTGTCTGCTGGAGGAGTCACAGTGTACATCGACCCCTTCGAAGTAGAAAGTTCCCCAGGAGATGGCGACGTAATAGTGTGTACACACGACCACTACGACCACTGTAGCCCGGACGACATCTTGAAAATCGCTAAGAAAGACGCCGTTGTAGTCGCAAGCGTGAATTGTAAAGAAAAGGTTAAGAGGTTGGGGCTCCAGCACCACCTCCTCGAGCCCGGCGGCAAGGTGGAAGTAAAGGGTGTGGTCGTGGAGGCAGTGCCTGCCTACAACGTAGGAAAGAAGTTCCATCCAAGAGAGTACAAAGGCATCGGCGTTATCGTGTCCCTTGAGGGAGTCAGAGTGTACCACGCTGGGGACACTGACTATATACCCGAGATGAAGGGGCTTAGAGGCCGGGTAGACGTCGCCTTGCTCCCTGTCAGCGGAACGTATGTGATGACAGCAGACGAAGCCGTGAAGGCGGCACTTGACATACAACCTAAACTTGCCATCCCGATGCACTACGGGGTAATAGTCGGCTCCCAGAGGGACGCCGAGCACTTCAAGAAGGAGTTGGAGAACAAGGTACAGGTAGCTATAATTTAA
- a CDS encoding biotin/lipoyl-containing protein, with product MRKKFLVILDGEAFEVEVEVEEGKSSLETVLSVLQTGVVRKVEAPPLGRGVITSPITGRVSRVVARKGDAVKAGDVLAVIEAMKTLVEVRSNASGSVEEVYVKEGDAVKQGDPLFKIA from the coding sequence GTGAGGAAGAAGTTCCTAGTAATCCTGGACGGGGAGGCTTTTGAAGTGGAGGTAGAGGTGGAGGAGGGTAAGAGCTCCCTGGAGACTGTCCTCTCTGTTCTGCAGACAGGCGTCGTCAGAAAAGTCGAGGCGCCTCCGCTCGGCAGGGGCGTCATAACCTCGCCGATAACGGGTAGGGTGTCCAGGGTTGTGGCTAGGAAAGGAGATGCCGTGAAGGCTGGAGACGTGCTTGCAGTCATAGAGGCTATGAAGACCCTCGTGGAAGTGAGGTCGAACGCGAGCGGGAGCGTAGAGGAAGTTTACGTTAAAGAGGGGGATGCCGTGAAGCAGGGAGACCCTCTCTTCAAGATAGCGTAG
- a CDS encoding acyl-CoA carboxylase subunit beta: MDRKIGELLEKRRLTDSVSEEAARKLREQGRLTVHERLGLLLDPDSFVPLGRYVQHRAVGFGMESKKAYGDGVVAGLGSVDGRRVAVYAQDFTFMGGSVGEMHASKIARIIELAVKLGIPVIGLNDSGGARIQEGVDSLKGYGEIFYRNVMASGVVPQVVAIMGPCAGGAVYSPALADFIIMTRKSYMFITGPKVVKASIGEEITPEELGGAGVHASRSGVAHFVAEDDREAITIIKRLLSYLPSNNTEDPPLVETGDDPLREDPSLEDIVPDDPVKPYDVREVILRVFDEGSFLEVHQHFAQNAVVGFARLGGHAVCVVANQPAVMAGSLDIDSSDKISRFVQFCDAFNFPIVTFVDVPGFLPGSYQEHHGVIRHGAKIIYAYADATVPKITVILRKAYGGAYIAMGSKHLGADFALAWPTAEIAVMGPEGAIEIIYKKELEKAENPEEMAKVFVEKYRSEIANPYVPASRGYVDDVILPRETRPYLYRLLLFLLDKREKQPRPPRKHGVPPV; encoded by the coding sequence ATGGATAGGAAGATCGGCGAGCTACTTGAGAAGAGAAGGCTGACGGACAGCGTCAGCGAGGAGGCCGCGAGAAAGCTCCGCGAGCAGGGAAGGCTCACGGTTCACGAGAGACTAGGCCTCTTGTTGGATCCCGATTCCTTCGTACCCCTGGGACGTTACGTTCAGCACAGGGCTGTGGGCTTCGGGATGGAGTCGAAGAAGGCCTACGGAGACGGCGTTGTAGCAGGTCTCGGAAGCGTCGACGGGAGGCGTGTGGCAGTGTACGCCCAGGATTTCACCTTTATGGGTGGCAGCGTCGGCGAGATGCACGCCTCAAAGATAGCAAGGATCATCGAGCTCGCAGTGAAACTGGGGATCCCTGTTATAGGTCTCAATGACAGCGGCGGCGCGAGGATCCAGGAGGGCGTTGACTCCCTCAAGGGCTATGGGGAGATTTTCTACAGGAACGTGATGGCGAGCGGGGTTGTCCCGCAGGTCGTCGCCATCATGGGCCCATGTGCAGGGGGGGCTGTGTATAGTCCTGCTCTAGCCGACTTCATTATAATGACCAGGAAGAGTTACATGTTCATAACAGGACCTAAAGTCGTGAAGGCATCAATAGGGGAAGAAATAACGCCGGAGGAGCTTGGGGGAGCAGGAGTCCATGCGTCGAGGAGTGGCGTCGCCCACTTCGTGGCAGAGGACGACCGCGAGGCTATAACCATCATCAAGAGGCTCCTGAGCTACCTCCCGAGCAACAATACAGAGGATCCTCCACTCGTTGAGACAGGTGACGACCCGCTTCGGGAAGACCCTTCCCTCGAGGACATCGTCCCCGACGACCCCGTGAAGCCATATGACGTCAGAGAAGTTATTCTCCGCGTGTTCGATGAGGGGAGCTTCCTCGAAGTCCACCAGCACTTTGCTCAAAACGCGGTCGTGGGTTTCGCGAGGCTCGGCGGGCACGCTGTCTGCGTCGTAGCCAACCAGCCCGCAGTCATGGCCGGGAGCCTTGACATAGACTCCTCCGACAAGATCAGCAGGTTCGTCCAGTTCTGCGACGCGTTCAACTTCCCCATAGTGACCTTCGTCGACGTGCCGGGTTTCCTGCCTGGTAGCTACCAGGAGCACCACGGGGTTATCAGGCATGGGGCCAAGATAATCTACGCCTATGCCGACGCCACTGTTCCCAAGATTACGGTTATCCTCAGGAAGGCGTACGGTGGGGCCTACATAGCCATGGGTAGCAAGCACCTAGGAGCAGACTTCGCGCTGGCATGGCCGACCGCCGAGATAGCCGTGATGGGGCCTGAGGGCGCGATAGAGATAATATACAAGAAAGAGCTGGAGAAAGCTGAAAACCCGGAGGAAATGGCTAAGGTCTTTGTCGAGAAGTACAGGAGCGAGATAGCGAACCCGTACGTGCCCGCAAGCAGGGGGTATGTGGACGACGTAATACTCCCCCGCGAGACGAGGCCGTACCTTTACAGGCTCCTCCTGTTCCTCCTGGACAAGCGCGAGAAGCAACCCAGGCCCCCACGCAAGCACGGAGTACCCCCGGTGTAA
- a CDS encoding glycosyltransferase — MPSTGRLRNALADFQELVSVSVVIPSYRGGEKLVRLVRALAESSYPRLEIIVVVDEPSEEVVSGLMGIKGVHVIANGKRLGKVNALNTALRFSRGDIVIFLDDDVEIRDPLFVEKVVKGISGCDIGDIKKVVIGGGILGRMVYIEYVAANFASKLMARLAGRTLAMNGAAFVMTRKALEEVGFFKPVISEDFDLAIRSFLRGHKFTYIDSTEVYNYAPESWSKWYRQRKRWAVGLADWLQRYYMEGLKALVKIPHAVVPALLLLLPSLVTTVTPFLLHNHTVMKALYLTLLSMSSLTAQFVPFTTIISINLQLVYTVPVLASLLVFSAWHCLASKYVGVKSYAYLYPLYLFVYQPLWFTILLAGFIRVLAMGRRNVEDWVV; from the coding sequence GTGCCGTCTACTGGGAGGCTTCGTAATGCGCTCGCTGACTTCCAAGAGCTAGTATCCGTAAGTGTTGTGATCCCGTCATATCGTGGGGGCGAGAAACTTGTAAGACTTGTAAGAGCTCTAGCTGAGAGTAGCTACCCGAGGCTTGAGATTATTGTCGTGGTTGACGAGCCGTCAGAGGAGGTTGTCTCTGGGCTAATGGGTATAAAGGGAGTCCATGTCATAGCTAATGGCAAGCGGTTAGGTAAGGTGAACGCTCTAAATACTGCTCTGAGGTTCTCACGTGGAGACATAGTAATATTTCTTGACGATGACGTCGAAATTAGGGATCCTCTTTTCGTCGAGAAAGTTGTCAAGGGAATTAGTGGGTGTGATATAGGTGATATTAAAAAAGTCGTCATCGGGGGTGGCATTCTCGGGCGGATGGTCTACATAGAATACGTCGCCGCGAATTTCGCCAGCAAGCTCATGGCCCGCCTAGCCGGGAGGACGCTAGCAATGAACGGAGCGGCTTTCGTAATGACTAGGAAGGCCCTCGAGGAAGTTGGGTTTTTCAAGCCAGTAATTTCTGAGGACTTCGACTTGGCCATCAGGAGCTTCTTAAGAGGCCATAAGTTCACATATATCGACAGCACAGAAGTCTATAACTATGCCCCGGAGTCGTGGAGCAAGTGGTACAGGCAGAGGAAGAGGTGGGCGGTGGGTTTAGCTGACTGGTTGCAGAGGTACTACATGGAGGGGCTTAAAGCACTAGTCAAAATACCACATGCCGTTGTCCCAGCTCTGCTCCTCCTACTGCCTTCTCTAGTGACTACGGTTACCCCGTTTCTCCTTCACAACCACACGGTCATGAAGGCACTTTACTTGACCTTGCTTTCAATGTCCTCCCTAACCGCACAGTTCGTACCGTTTACGACTATTATTTCGATCAACCTGCAGCTCGTGTATACTGTTCCGGTGCTGGCTTCTCTCCTAGTGTTTTCAGCCTGGCACTGTCTTGCCTCGAAATACGTAGGGGTGAAGTCCTACGCGTACCTGTACCCGCTGTACCTTTTCGTCTACCAACCTCTCTGGTTTACGATACTCCTAGCTGGGTTTATTAGAGTGTTAGCAATGGGCAGGAGAAATGTAGAGGACTGGGTGGTCTAA
- a CDS encoding alpha/beta hydrolase family protein, whose translation MEGDIIEIILSLARRDVYNGVGRVLIGELEAYGFTRDQVTAAIKALKSKYKVMVVGDVIKIYFGGNM comes from the coding sequence TTGGAGGGCGACATTATCGAGATAATACTCTCCCTAGCTCGGCGCGACGTCTACAACGGGGTGGGTAGAGTGCTTATAGGCGAGCTCGAAGCCTACGGCTTCACGCGGGATCAAGTCACGGCTGCGATTAAAGCCCTAAAGTCTAAGTACAAGGTTATGGTAGTCGGGGACGTGATTAAAATCTACTTCGGGGGGAACATGTGA
- a CDS encoding methylated-DNA--[protein]-cysteine S-methyltransferase — MKEYGCLDTPIGELCFIVDGREVLALHSREKVKPVGLRLGENALALKEELREYFEGSRKDFTFRPVLSGPDFKRRVLEEVLKIPYGLTTTYKDIALKLSTSPRAVAMVLKSNSVLILVPCHRVVSSTGWIGGYALGVAAKAFLLNLERASQLSSQTVLTAEWSKQ, encoded by the coding sequence GTGAAAGAGTATGGTTGTCTAGACACGCCTATAGGCGAGCTGTGCTTCATAGTTGATGGCAGAGAGGTGCTAGCCCTACACTCTAGAGAAAAGGTCAAGCCCGTCGGGCTACGGCTAGGGGAAAACGCCCTGGCCCTCAAGGAGGAGTTGCGCGAGTACTTCGAGGGGTCAAGGAAGGATTTTACATTTAGACCCGTGCTATCAGGGCCAGACTTCAAGAGGAGGGTCTTAGAGGAGGTTCTCAAAATCCCGTATGGGTTGACGACCACGTACAAGGACATTGCCCTCAAGCTCTCAACAAGCCCCAGAGCAGTAGCAATGGTGCTCAAGTCGAACAGCGTCCTCATACTTGTTCCGTGCCACAGGGTGGTGTCGTCAACGGGATGGATAGGAGGGTACGCTCTAGGCGTCGCTGCAAAGGCTTTCCTCCTCAACCTGGAGAGGGCGTCCCAGCTCTCCTCGCAGACGGTGTTGACCGCAGAGTGGAGTAAACAATAG